One genomic region from Lycorma delicatula isolate Av1 chromosome 1, ASM4794821v1, whole genome shotgun sequence encodes:
- the LOC142317648 gene encoding uncharacterized protein LOC142317648, whose translation MSHDLVSELVIEQRADLLIITEPNKYLVTRSGWMVDTNGDVAIMDVSGRIAWRLTSRSGGMLAVESDSTLAIGAYVSPNCDIHEFTRRLDIIQGVVNNARKKVIILGDFNSKAIAAGSAYTNRRGEILTDMMGAISCHCVNDGTPTYEARGHSPVLDLTIIDDRWSREH comes from the coding sequence ATGTCTCATGATTTGGTTAGTGAACTGGTCATAGAGCAGAGGGCTGATTTACTGATAATCACGGAGCCGAACAAGTACCTTGTTACTAGATCAGGCTGGATGGTGGATACAAATGGTGACGTGGCAATTATGGATGTAAGTGGCAGGATAGCATGGAGATTGACGTCCAGATCTGGAGGCATGTTGGCAGTGGAGTCGGATTCAACACTAGCGATTGGTGCCTATGTGTCTCCAAACTGTGACATACATGAATTTACTAGAAGACTAGACATAATACAAGGAGTAGTAAATAATGCTAGGAAGAAAGTCATTATTCTAGGTGATTTCAATAGTAAAGCGATTGCAGCAGGGAGCGCATACACCAATCGCAGAGGTGAGATCCTTACGGATATGATGGGGGCAATTAGCTgtcattgtgtaaatgatggcaCCCCTACATATGAGGCGAGAGGACACTCGCCAGTCTTGGACTTAACAATCATAGACGATAGATGGAGTAGGGAACACTGA